A region of the Thermoanaerobaculum aquaticum genome:
GATTTGGTGGAGTTGGAGGTCCGGGAGCTCTTGAGCCAGTACGATTTTCCCGGGGATGAGGTGCCGGTGATTCGCGGGAGTGCCTTGAAGGCTGGGCTTGCGGACTCGCCGGATCATCCGGATGCGAAGTGCATATGGGATTTGATTCAGGCTTTGGATGATTACGTGCCGGAGCCGGTGAGGGACATTGACAAGCCGTTCTTGATGCCCATTGAGGATGTGTTTTCGATTTCGGGGCGCGGGACGGTGGTGACGGGGCGAGTGGAGCGAGGGATTGTGAAGGTTGGGGATGAGGTGGAGATTGTCGGGTTTCGGCCGACGTTTAAGCGGGTGGTGACGGGTGTGGAGATGTTCCGGAAGCTGTTGGACCAGGGGCAAGCTGGGGACAACATTGGGATCTTGCTGCGGGGAACGGAGAAGCATGAGGTGGAGCGGGGCCAGGTGGTGGCGAAGCCTGGGAGCATTACGCCGCATGTGAAGTTCAAGGGGCAGGTGTACGTTTTGACGAAGGAGGAAGGGGGGCGGCACACGCCGTTCTTTAACGGGTACCGGCCGCAGTTTTACTTCCGGACGACGGATGTGACGGGGAGTGTGAAGTTGCCGGCGGGTGTAGAGATGGTGATGCCTGGGGACAACGTGGAGATCGAGGTGGAGTTGATCACGCCCATTGCGTTGGAGCAGGGTCTTCGTTTTGCCATCCGCGAAGGCGGCCGAACCGTCGGCGCCGGCACCGTGACCGAGATTGTGGAGTAAGACCATGGTCAAGGAAAGAATCCGCATTCGCCTTAAGGCCTACGATTACCGCTTGCTGGACCAGTCCACGGCGGAAATCGTGGACACCGCAAAGAGGACGGGAGCTGCGGTTTCCGGTCCCATACCGCTGCCAACCCAAATTCAGCGCTTCACGGTGTTGCGTTCGCCCCACGTGGACAAGAAATCCCGGGAGCAGTTCGAGATCCGAACCCACAAGCGCCTTTTGGACATCCTCGATCCCACCCAGCAAACCGTGGATGCGCTGATGAAGCTTGAGCTCCCGGCCGGTGTGGACGTGGAGATCAAGGCTTTCGGCGGGAAGAAGTGAGGGGGAAGCCATGGTGCGCGGGATTTTAGGCAGAAAGCTTGGGATGACGCAGATCTTCGATGAAAACGGCGAGCTGGTGCCCGTGACCGTGGTGCAGGCGGGACCCTGTGTGGTGGTCCAGGTTAAAACCCAAGCCAACGACGGCTACGATGCCGCTCAAATTGGCTTGGTGGAAGGCAAGCCGCCGCGGCACGTGCCGAAGCCTTTGGTGGGGCACTTTGCCAAGGCCCAGGTTCCGCCCACCCGCGTTTTGCGCGAGGTTCCGGTGGACGCTACAGCCGAAGTGAAGCCGGGGATGACCGTCCTTTGCGACATCTTTGCCCCGGGCGATGTGATCCGCGTGGTGGGGACCTCCAAGGGTAAGGGCTTCCAGGGGGCGGTGCGACGGCACCACTTCCGTGGTGGTGCGGCCTCTCACGGCTCCATGTTCCACCGGGCTCCCGGTTCCATTGGACCTTCGGCGTTCCCTTCCCGGGTCTTCCCTGGAACCAGGATGGCCGGTCGCATGGGCGGTGACACCGTAACCCTCAAGCGGGTGAAGGTGGTGAAGGTGGACGTGGAAAACAACCTGCTGTTCCTCAAAGGCGCGGTGCCGGGCGGCCGCAAGGCTTTGGTGCGCCTGGTGAAGGCGTGAGGGAGGCAAAGCTCATGAAACTGCCGGTTCGTAACTGGGAAAACAACGTCGTGGGCGAGGTGGAGGTGCCCGACGAGATCTTCGCGTACCCTCCCAGGCCGCACCTGGTGTGGGAGGTGGTCAAGGCTTACCTGGCCGGGCTGCGCCGTGGGACCCACGCCACCAAGACCCGGGGTATGGTTTCCGGTGGTGGCAAGAAGCCGTGGCGGCAAAAGGGCACAGGGCGCGCGCGCCATGGCTCCATCCGCTCGCCCCTTTGGCGGCACGGTGGAACGGTTTTTGGTCCCCAGCCTCGCGACTACACGCTGAAGGTCAACGTCAAAGCCAAGAAGAACGCGTTGAAGTCGGTGCTCTCCGAACGGCTGGCGCAGGGGCGGCTGCACGTTTTGGCCGATCTTGAGGTGCCGTCCCCCAAGACCAAGGAAATGGTGGCGCGGCTTTCCAAGCTGGGTTTGGCCGGGGAGAAGGTGCTGTTTGTGGATAGCTACGACAACCTGAACCTTCTTCTCGCTACCCGCAACCGTCCGGAGTTGGCCACCGAGGATGCGGGCCACGTGCACGTGTACGAGGTTTTGAACGCCAAACACGTGGTGTTCTCGCAGAAGGCCTTGCTGGCCTTGACGGAGGTGTTGGCCCAATGAAAGACCCGCGCGAGATTATCGTTCGTCCGCTCATTACCGAGAAGACCTCGGCCTTGCAGGAGCAGGCCAACGTCCTTTGCTTTGAGGTGGCGCCGGAGGCCAACAAGATCGAAATCCGGCAGGCGGTGGAAAAGCTCTTTGGGGTCAAGGTGGTCTCGGTGCAGGTCGTCAACATGCGCGGCAAGCTGCGGCGCTACGGGCGCTTTTCGGGGTTCAGGCCCGACTGGCGCAAGGCTTACGTGCGTTTGGCTCCGGGCGAAAAGGCCCCGGAGTTCTTCGAGAAGGTGTGAGGGGGTGAGGTATGGCACTGCGCAGCTTTAAGCCCACATCGCCCGGTATCAGGTTCAAAACGGTTCTGGACTTTTCGGAAATCACCAAGGTCGAACCGGAAAAGAGCCTCACCCACGGCATTACCCGCTCCGGGGGCCGGAACAACGAGGGGCATGAAACGGTTCGTTTCCGGGGGGGTGGTCACAAGCGCCTTTACCGCATCATTGACTTCAAGCGGGACAAGCGCAACATCCCGGCGAAGGTGGCGGCCATTGAGTATGACCCCAACCGCTCGGCGCGTATTGCCCTTCTCCACTACGCTGACGGTGAAAAGCGGTACATCCTGGCGCCCCTGGGTCTTAAGGTTGGGGATTCGGTGATTGCCGCCGAAAAGGCGGAAATTGTCCCCGGCAACGCCCTGCCTTTGGCCAACATCCCGGTGGGTGCCATGGTTCACAACGTGGAGCTGAAGCCAGGGCATGGCGGGCAACTGGTACGGGCCGCGGGTGCAGCGGCCCAGGTGATGGCGAAGGAAGGTAAGTACGTGACCTTGCGCTTGCCTTCGGGCGAAATGCGCATGGTGCTGGCCACCTGCTGGGCTACGGTGGGGCAGGTGGGCAACCTGGACCATGCCAACGTTTCCATTGGCAAAGCTGGGCGCACGCGGTGGCTTGGCCGCCGTCCCCACGTTCGTGGCACAGCCATGAACCCGGTGGATCACCCCCACGGTGGTGGCGAGGGGCGAACCAAAGGTGGGCGTCACCCCGTTTCTCCTTGGGGACAACCTACCAAGGGTTACAAGACCCGGCGCAACAAGCGCACGGATCGGTTTATCGTGAAGCGGCGGAAGTAGGAGGGGCACGATGGCACGTTCAATCAAAAAAGGTCCCTTTGTGGACAATTACCTGCTCAGTAAGGTGCAAAAGCTCAACGAAACCCGTCAGCGGCAGGTCATCAAGACGTACTCCCGTCGCTCCACGATCGTGCCGGAGATGGTGGGGCACACCATTGCCGTGCACAACGGGCAAAAGTTCATTCCGGTGTTTATCACAGAAAACATGGTGGGGCACAAGTTGGGCGAGTTTGCCCTGACCCGCACGTTCCGGGGACACGCGGGCACCAAGAAAGAGAAGGGCGCGGCTCACTGATGGGGGGTGCCATGGAAGCAAAAGCGCAACTCCGTTATTACCGAGGCTCGGCACAAAAAGTGCGGTTGGTAGCCGATCTCATCCGTGGCCAGCAGGTGACCAAGGCCTTGGCCACCCTGCGCCTCACCAAGAAGCGCTGCGCTCGAGACCTGGAAAAGCTGCTGCGCTCAGCGGTGGCGAACTTCGAGCAGAAGAGCCCGGGTGTGGACTCGGGTCGTTTGGTGATCCGGCGGGTGCAGGTGGACCAGGGGCCCAGCTGGAAGCGCTTCCGCGCCGGCTCTATGGGCCGGGCGTTTCCCAGGCTGCGACGCACCTGCCATATCGTTTTGGAAGTTGCGGATTTGCAAGGCTAGGAGGTTAATGTGGGCCAGAAGACACACCCCTACGGTTTCCGCTTAGGTTACAACCGCACCTGGCGGTCGCGCTGGTATGCGGAGAAGGACTACGCCAAATTGTTGCACGAGGATTTACGGCTGCGCAAGGAGCTCAAAGAGCGCCTTGCCCACGCCGGTGTGGCGGAGGTGGATATCGAGCGCACGGCCAACCGCATCCGCGTGACCATCATGGCGGCGCGGCCGGGGATCATCATCGGGCGCAAGGGTGCGGAGGTGGATAAGCTGGGCGAGGAGCTGCGCAAGCGCTACGGCCAGGATATCCACATCAACATCCAGGAGATCCAGCGGCCAGAAATCGAGGCGCAGCTCATCGCTGAGTCGGTGGCCCAGCAGCTGGTGCGGCGGGTTACGTTCCGGCGGGCCATGCGGCGGGCCATGGAAAACGCCTTGCGTTTTGGCGCCCAGGGTGTCAGAATCCGGTGCTCCGGGCGCTTGAACGGCGCCGAAATCGCCCGGTCCGAGTGGTACCAGGAGGGGCGGCTTCCTCTGCAAACGCTGAAAGCGGCCATTGATTACGGGTTTGCAGAGGCCTTTACCACGTACGGTGTGATTGGCGTTAAGGTTTGGGTTTACAAAGGCGAGCTACACCGCTCACGCGTGTTTCGCCGCCTGTAGGAAACGCGAGGTGCTGCCATGTTGATGCCGAAGAAGGTCAAGTTCCGGAAGCAGCAGCGGGGCCGCCGCCGGGGCATCGCCACCCGTGGCAACACGGTGGCCTTTGGTGACTACGGCTTGCAGGCCCTGGAGCCGGGCTGGATTACCGCCCGTCAAATTGAGGCGGCGCGTATTGCCATGACCCGGTACGTGAAGCGCGGTGGGAAGATCTGGATTCGCATTTTCCCTGACAAGCCGGTCACCAAGAAGCCCCTGGAAACCCGTATGGGAAAGGGTAAGGGGGCGCCGGAGGAGTGGGTGGCGGTGGTCAAGCCGGCGCGCATCCTCTACGAGATGGAAGGGGTAAGCGAGGAGGTGGCCCGCGAAGCGATGCGGCTGGCTGCCCACAAGCTTCCTATTAAGACTCGCTTTGTGGTACGGGGGCATGTGCGATGAAGGCCAAACAGCTGCGTGACCAATCCATTGAGGAGCTGCGGCGCACCGAGGCGGACCTTTTGGAGCAGCTCTTCAAGCTGCGTTTCCAGCGGGCCACGGGGCAAATGGAAAACCCCGGCAAGATCCGCCAGGTGCGGCGGGACATTGCCCGCGTGAAGACCGTGTTGCTGCAGCGATTGCGGGAAGTGGAGTAGCGTATGGAAAACCGTGGAGAATCGCGGAAGACCGTTAAAGTCGGTACGGTGGTATCGCTGGCTGGGGCCAAAAGCGTGGTGGTGCAGGTGGAGAGCATGGTCATGCACCCGCTGTACCACCGGTTCGTGAAGCGCTCTCGCAAGTTCATGGCCCACGACGAGAACGGCGAATGCGGGCTGGGCGATAAGGTGCAAATCGTGGAGTGCCGGCCCTTGTCCCGGCGCAAGCGCTTTCGCGTGCAGCGGGTCATTGAGCGGGCGAAGTAAGGGGGGTGAGCCATGATCCAAATGCGAACGATGCTCAACGTGGCGGATAACTCGGGAGCTAAGAAGCTCATGGCCATTCGCCATTTGGGCGGCTCATCGGTGGGTCGTTACGCCAAACTCGGGGACATCGTGGTGTGCTCGGTGAAAGAAGCGGCCCCTGACTCAGACATCAAAAAGGGCTCGGTGGTGAAGGCGGTTATCGTGCGCATGCGGCGCACCCACCGCCGCAAGGACGGCTCGTACATCCGCTTCGACGACAACGCTGCGGTGCTCATCAACAACCAACGGGAACCCATTGGCACCCGCGTGTTCGGGCCGGTGGCCAGGGAGCTCAGGGAGCGCCGCTTCATGAAGATCGTGTCCCTTGCCCCCGAGGTCCTGTAGGAGGCAACTATGGGCGGGTTCAAGATCAAGAAGGGTGACCAGGTGCTGGTGATTGCCGGCAAGGACCGCGGGAAGAAGGGAAAGGTCCTGCGGGTGGACCGCCAGCGGGGGCGAGTGGTGGTGGAACACGTGAACATGATCAAGAGGCACACCCGTCCCAACCCGCGGGCCGGGGTGCAGGGTGGCATCGTGGAGCGGGAAGCCCCCATCCACATTTCCAACGTGATGGTCATTTCCCCGGACTCGGGTCGCCCGAGCCGGGTGGGGATTAAGGTGCTCGAGGACGGCCGCCGCGTGCGGTATGCCAAGGTAGATGGCGCGATTCTCGACCAATAAAGGGAGGGTACGGTGGCGCGCTTAAAGGAGAAGTACGAAAAGGAAGTGGTTCCCAAGCTCGTTGCCGAGTTTGGGATTAAAAACCCCATGGCGGTCCCCAGGATCGTCAAGGTGGTCTGCAACATTGGCATTGGGGAGGCGTCCCGCCAGCCCAAGCTGATGGAGCAGGCCCTGGAGGAGTTGGCGGCGATCACCGGCCAAAAGCCGGTGGTGCGCAAGGCCCGCAAGTCCATCGCCCAGTTCAAGCTGCGGGTGGGCATGCAGGTGGGCTGCATGGTGACGTTGCGGCGGGAGCGCATGTACGAGTTTCTGGATCGCTTGCTCAACATTGCCCTGCCCCGTGTGCGCGACTTCCGCGGTCTTTCACCCCGCGGTTTCGATGGGCGCGGGAACTACACCTTGGGGATCAAGGACCACCTGATCTTTCCCGAGGTGGACTACACCAAAGTGGAACGACCCAAGGGCATGAACGTAACGGTGGTGACAACGGCCGAAACGGATGACCAGGCTCGGTTCTTGCTGGCCGAGCTCGGCTTCCCCTTCGCCAAGAGTTAGGAGGCAGGAAGTGGCACGGACGTGTTTTTTTGCCAAGGCCGCGAGGAAGCCCAAGTTTAAGGTGCGGCACCGCAACCGCTGCAAGCTCTGCGGGCGGCCGCGTGGGTACATGCGCAAGTTTGAGCTCTGCCGTATCTGTTTCCGCAAGCTGGCCCTGGAGGGGTACCTCCCCGGGGTCACTAAGGCGAGCTGGTAGGGGGTGGCCATGACCATGACCGACCCAATTGCCGACTTTCTTACCCGCATCCGCAATGCGGTAATGGCGGGCAAGGATCGGGTGGACGTCCCGGCCTCTCGCCTCAAGCTGGAGCTCACCAAGATCCTCAAGGAGGAGGGGTTCATCCGCACCTTCAAGGTCCTGGAGGAGGGGCCGCAGGGAACCATCCGCCTTTACCTCCGTTACTCTCCTGAGGGTGAGCCGGCCATCCACGGCATTGAGCGGGTTTCTCGTCCGGGACGCCGGGTGTATATGGGTGTGGACGAGCTGCCTTCGGTGCGGAGGGGAATTGGGATTGCCGTGGTTTCCACCTCCAAGGGTCTCATGACCGACGCCCGGGCCCGCGAGCTGCGCGTGGGCGGCGAGGTCATGTGCAAGGTTTGGTAGGGGGTGGCTATGTCACGGGTAGGAAAAAAGCCAATTGAGATCCCCAAGGGGGTTGAGGTTCACGTGGGCAACGGTGTGGTGCAGGTAAAGGGGCCCAAAGGCAGCTTGCTGCAGCCGATTCCTGCCGGAATCGCGGTAACGGTGGAGGAAGGCAAGGTGGTGGTGACCCGGGCCTCCGACGAGCAACAGCTGCGGGCGCTCCACGGCACCACCCGGGCCCTTTTGGCCAACGCCATTGCCGGTGTTTCTCAGGGCTTCAAGCGGGAGCTGGACATCGTGGGTGTGGGGTACAAGGCCGAAATTAAAGGCCCCCGGGAGCTGGTGTTCACCCTGGGTTACTCGCACCCGGTGAATTTCCCGCTGCCCGAGGGCATCCAGGTGTCCTACGACGCCAAGGCCAACCGCCTCACCCTGGAGGGCATTGACAAGCACCTGGTGGGTCAGGTGGCAGCGCGGATCCGCATGCTGCGGCCACCGGATCCCTACAAGGGCAAGGGCATTAAGTACGCGGACGAGGTCTTGAAGCTTAAGGCTGGGAAGTCGGGAGCGTGAGTATGGCTCGCTACGAAGATCGTAAGTCACGCAGACGGCGAATCCACTGGCGGATTCGCAAGGTGGTCCATGGCACTCCTGAGCGGCCGCGCCTGGTGGTGTACCGCTCCTTAAACCACGTGTACGCCCAGGTGGTGGACGACGTGGCGGGGAAAACCCTGGTGGCGGCTTCCACCCTCGAGAAGGAGCTGCGGCAGGGCTTGTCCCACTGCGGCAACAAACAGGCGGCGCGTGTGGTGGGACGCGCCATTGCCGAAAGGGCCAAAGAAAAGGGCATTACAACCGTTGTTTTCGACCGGGCGGGCTTCCGCTACCACGGTGTGGTAAAGGAACTGGCTGATGCCGCTCGCGAAGCAGGTTTGCACTTTTAGGGGCGCGCTATGGAAGATCGCGAATACCAACTGATTGATCGGGTGGTACACGTCAACCGGGTGACCAAGGTCGTGAAGGGGGGCAAGAACCTCTCGTTCTCGGCACTGGTGGTGGTGGGCGACGGCAACGGCCGGGTGGGCTTTGGCACCGGCAAGGCCAGAGAAGTTCCCCAAGCCATCAAGAAAGCCACGGAACAAGCGAAGAGGGCCATGATCGAGGTACCGCGTGAGGGAACCACCATCCCCCATGAGGTCATTGGGCACTTTGGCGCGGGGAAGGTCATCCTCCGGCCCGCTTCTCCCGGTACCGGTGTCATTGCCGGGGGCACGGTTCGCGCCATCATGGAAGCGGCGGGGATCGGCGACATCCTCACCAAATCCCTGCGCTCCACCAACCCCTATAACCTGGTGCGCGCCACCTTTGCTGCCCTGGAGCAGCTCACGCCCAAGGAAAAAGCTCTGGCCCTGCGGCGTATGGAGGAAACGGCCGAGCCACCTGAAACCGAGGTGCCCAAGGGACCCATTCCGGAGGTTGAGGTATGACGCCGCGAGCGAGAAAAGAGAAAAAGCAAGGGCTTTTGCGCATCACTCAGGTGCGCAGCCGTATCGGTAACCCCAAGAAGGTGGCGGTGGTGCTGACCCGCGGCCTGGGCCTCGGGCGTATTGGAAAGTACGTCATCCTGCCTGACAACCCGTACACCCGCGGGATGATCGCCAAAGTACCGCACCTTGTGCGCGTAGAACCCTACGAGGAGTAGCCTATGGAACTCTCAAATCTCACGCCGAGAAAGGGCGCAACCAAAGACCGCAAGCGCGTGGGGCGGGGTCCGGGCTCCGGTCACGGGAAAACCGCCGGTCGTGGGCATAAGGGCGCTCTCTCCCGCTCGGGCACCCGTCGTCGCCGCAACTTTGAAGGCGGACAGATGCCGCTGGTGCGGCGCTTGCCCAAGCGCGGGTTTACCAACATCTTTGCCAAGGAAATGGCCATCGTGAACCTCGAGCAGCTGGAGCGCTTTCCAGCGGGGACCGAGGTGACCCCGGAGCTTCTGGTGGCCGAGGGCCTCGTGAAGAAGCTGGGGGATGGCGTCAAAATCCTGGCCAAAGGGCAAATTACCCGGCCCCTGGTGGTGAAGGCCCACAAGTTTTCCGCGCAAGCCAAGGCTGCCATTGAAGCCGCCGGCGGACGCTGCGAGGTGCTGGCCCCATGATCGAGAGCCTGCGCAACATCTTTGCCATTCCCGACCTGCGCAAGCGGGTCCTGTTTACCTTCCTTTTGCTGGCGGTTTACCGGTTGGGGTCGTACATTCCGGTGCCCGGCATTAACCCGGAAGCGCTGGAGGAGTTCACGCGGCAAGCCCAGGGCACCATCCTCGGGTTTTTGAACCTCTTTTCCGGTGGTGCTCTGGGGCGCATGACCGTGTTTGCCCTGGGCATCATGCCCTACATTTCCGCCTCCATCATCCTGCAGCTTTTGACGGTGGTTTGGCCTTACCTAGAGAAGCTCTCCAAGGAAGGGGAGTTGGGGCGGAAGAAGATCACCCAGTGGACCCGCTACGGGACGGTGATCCTTTCCATCATCCAGGGCTCCGGTATTGCCGTGTTTCTGGAAAAGACCACGGCCCCGGGGGGTGCGCCGTTGGTGCCTCACCCCGGTTGGGGTTTCCGTTTCCTTACGGTGCTGACCCTGGTCACCGGTACGGCCTTCGTCATGTGGCTGGGTGAGCAAATTACCGAACGGGGAGTTGGCAACGGCATCTCCCTCATCATCTTTGCGGGCATTGTGGTGGGGTTGCCCCGGGCCATTCTGAACACCCTGGAGGACATCCGCACCGGTGCCATGAGCATCTTCACCGCCGTGATCTTTATCGTCTTTGCCTTTGCGGTGGTGGCGGCCATTGTGCTCATGGAACGGGCCCAGCGCCGCATCCCGGTGCAGTACGCCAAGAGGGTGGTGGGCCGCCGCATCATGGGTGGCCAGAGCACCTACCTGCCGTTGCGCCTGAACACCGGCGGCGTGATCCCGGTGATCTTTGCCGCGTCCATCCTTTCGTTCCCTCAGACCCTTTCCCAGCTCTTCCAGCACCCATGGGTGGCCGCGGTGTCGCGGGCGCTGGCTTACGGCGAGCCTCTTTACAACCTCTTCTACGTGGCCTCCATTATCTTCTTCTGCTACTTCTACACCTCCATCATCTTCAACCCTGAGGACACCGCCGATAACCTGCGTAAGTACGGTGGCTTTATCCCCGGTGTGCGCGCCGGTCAGCCCACCGCCGATTTCATTGACCGCGTCCTCACCCGCATCACCTTCGTGGGTGCCATTTACCTGGCGCTGGTGGCCATTCTCCCGGAAATCCTCATCGTTGGCTTCAAAGTGGCGCCCATCCCCGTTATTGGGCCGTTCCTTGATTCGCTGTTGCCGCGGTGGTTCACCGAAGGTTTGGGGGTGAAGTTCTACTTTGGCGGCACCTCGCTGCTCATCGTGGTGGGTGTGGCCATGGATACCGTGGCGCAAATCGAGGCGCAACTGGTGATGCGGCACTACGAGGGCTTTGTGAAGGGTCGGCGGTTGCGGGGTCGGCGAGGCTAGGATGGTGACCCGGGCTTTGGATGTGGTGCTCTTGGGCCCGCCCGGTGCGGGTAAGGGGACGCAAGCCAAGCGTTTGGCCGCCACCTTCAACCTTCTGCACATCTCCACCGGTGACCTGTTGCGGGAGGAAGTGGGCAAGGGCAGCGAGTTGGGCCAGCAAGCGGCGAGCTACATGCAAAAGGGCGAGCTGGTCCCCGATGATCTGGTGGCGAAAATGCTGGTCACCCGCCTGCACAGCCAGCAGGGCTTGGCGGGTTGTGTGTTTGACGGCTACCCCCGGACCCGGGCGCAAGCTGAGCTTTTGGACGGGCTTCTGGCGGAACTGGGGCGCCGGGTGGACGTGGCGGTGTACCTGGAGGTTCCCGACGACGAGGTGGTGGCGAGGCTGGGCGGGCGTCGTTCCTGCCCCTCCTGCGGTGCGGTGTACCACCTGCGCACCCAGCCTCCGGCCCGGGATGGGGTTTGCGATGTGTGCGGCAGCCAGCTGGTGGTGCGGGAGGACGATAAGGAGGAGGTCATCCGCCAGCGGCTGGCCGTCTACCGCACCCACACCGAACCGCTTCTGGAGCTCTACGGTGGGCGTGGGGTGCTGGCCAGGGTTCCCGGCCAGGGCACACCTGAGGAGGTGTTCCTGCGGCTTGCCGACGCCGTGCGGGGAGGGCGCGAGCGTTGATGGTCCTCAAGACCCGGGCGGAGCTGGCGGTGATGCACAAGGCCAACGCTTTAGTGCAGGAAACCCTGCGCATGCTTGCCGATCACGTGCGCCCCGGGGTTTCCACCGCCGAGCTTGACCGGCTGGCCGAGGACTTCATCCTCGCCAAGGGCGCCAAGCCCGCATTCAAGGGGTACCACGGCTATCCCGCTACCCTCTGCACCTCGGTGAACGACGTGATCGTCCACGGGATTCCGTCCGAGCGTTGCATCCTCAAGGAGGGGGACATCATTTCCCTGGACTGCGGGGTAGTGGTGGATGGGTTTTACGGCGATGGGGCGGTCACTTTGCCGGTGGGGAAGATCTCCCCAGAGGCCCAGCGCCTCCTGCAGGTCACCCGCGAGTGCCTGGAGCTGGCGGTGAAGGAAGCTCGCCCCGGACGGCGGCTGGGCGATGTGTCGGCAGCCATCCAGAGGCACGCCGAGGAGGCAGGTTTCTCCGTGGTCCGGGAGTTCGTGGGCCACGGCATTGGGCGCTCGCTCCACGAGGACCCGCAGGTTTGCAATTACGGAGTCCCCGGTACGGGGCCCGAGCTGAGACCCGGTTTGGTACTGGCCATCGAGCCCATGGTCAACGAAGGTAGCCCCCATGTGCGCGTGGACGCCGATGGCTGGACAGCGCGCACGGAAGACGGTAAACTTTCCGCCCATTTTGAGTACTCCGTGGCCGTCACGGAAAACGGCCCCTGGGTGCTCGGAGTGGAAGGGTAAGGAGTGGGGATGGCGAAAGAGGAGGCCATCGAGGTCATGGCCACCGTTGTGGAAGCCTTGCCCAACGCGGTGTTCCGCGTTGAGCTGGAAAATGGTCACACGGTGCTCGCCCACATTTCTGGGAAAATGCGGAAGCACTTCATCCGCATTCTCCCTGGGGACAAGGTGCTGGTGGAGCTTTCACCGTACGACCTGACCCGCGGGCGCATCGTGTACCGCTACCGGTGAGGAGAGGGGTATGAAAGTTCGTTCGTCGGTTCGTCGGATTTGCGCGAAATGCAAGATCGTCCGTCGCAAAGGGGTCATTCGCGTGATTTGCGAAAACCCCAAGCACAAGCAACGGCAGGGTTAAGGGAGGAAGACTGTGGCCCGCATTGTTGGTGTTGATTTGCCGCCAAACAAGCACGTGGAGATCGGCCTCACCTACATCTACGGCATTGGCCGTTCGCTGGCCAAGAAGATCCTGGCCAAGGCCGGTGTGGACGGGATGGTCAAGTGCAAGGACCTCTCCGAAGATGAGGTGCGCCGCATTGCCCGGGTCATCCAGGAAGAGGACATCAAGGTTGAGGGTGACCTGCGCAAGGAAATAGCCATGAACATCAAGCGCCTCATGGAAATCGGCTGCTACCGTGGGGTGCGGCACCGGCGGGGTTTGCCGGTTCGGGGCCAGCGCACGCATACCAACGCCCGCACCCGTAAGGGCCCGCGGCGGGCAACGGTGGCCAAGAAGAAGAAGGTAGCCAAGTGAGGAGGGTGAAGTAACCATGGCAAAAACGCAAGGAGCAAAAAAGCCCCGGCGGCGTGAAAAGAAAAACGTGCCTCATGCGGTGGCCCACATTCAGGCCACCTTCAACAACACCATCGTGACCATCACCGACCCTTCGGGGAACACCATTTGCTGGAGCTCGGCCGGGCGCATTGGTTACAAGGGATCCCGCAAGGGCACCCCCTACGCCGCGCAGCTGGCGGCCCGCAACGCCGCCGAGCAAGCGCAGGAGCACGGGGTGCGGTCGGTGGACGTGCACATCAAGGGCCCCGGGGCCGGACGGGAATCGGCCATTCGGGC
Encoded here:
- a CDS encoding EF-Tu C-terminal domain-related protein; translation: DLVELEVRELLSQYDFPGDEVPVIRGSALKAGLADSPDHPDAKCIWDLIQALDDYVPEPVRDIDKPFLMPIEDVFSISGRGTVVTGRVERGIVKVGDEVEIVGFRPTFKRVVTGVEMFRKLLDQGQAGDNIGILLRGTEKHEVERGQVVAKPGSITPHVKFKGQVYVLTKEEGGRHTPFFNGYRPQFYFRTTDVTGSVKLPAGVEMVMPGDNVEIEVELITPIALEQGLRFAIREGGRTVGAGTVTEIVE
- the rpsJ gene encoding 30S ribosomal protein S10, whose translation is MVKERIRIRLKAYDYRLLDQSTAEIVDTAKRTGAAVSGPIPLPTQIQRFTVLRSPHVDKKSREQFEIRTHKRLLDILDPTQQTVDALMKLELPAGVDVEIKAFGGKK
- the rplC gene encoding 50S ribosomal protein L3, with product MVRGILGRKLGMTQIFDENGELVPVTVVQAGPCVVVQVKTQANDGYDAAQIGLVEGKPPRHVPKPLVGHFAKAQVPPTRVLREVPVDATAEVKPGMTVLCDIFAPGDVIRVVGTSKGKGFQGAVRRHHFRGGAASHGSMFHRAPGSIGPSAFPSRVFPGTRMAGRMGGDTVTLKRVKVVKVDVENNLLFLKGAVPGGRKALVRLVKA
- the rplD gene encoding 50S ribosomal protein L4, which codes for MKLPVRNWENNVVGEVEVPDEIFAYPPRPHLVWEVVKAYLAGLRRGTHATKTRGMVSGGGKKPWRQKGTGRARHGSIRSPLWRHGGTVFGPQPRDYTLKVNVKAKKNALKSVLSERLAQGRLHVLADLEVPSPKTKEMVARLSKLGLAGEKVLFVDSYDNLNLLLATRNRPELATEDAGHVHVYEVLNAKHVVFSQKALLALTEVLAQ
- a CDS encoding 50S ribosomal protein L23 codes for the protein MKDPREIIVRPLITEKTSALQEQANVLCFEVAPEANKIEIRQAVEKLFGVKVVSVQVVNMRGKLRRYGRFSGFRPDWRKAYVRLAPGEKAPEFFEKV
- the rplB gene encoding 50S ribosomal protein L2; the protein is MALRSFKPTSPGIRFKTVLDFSEITKVEPEKSLTHGITRSGGRNNEGHETVRFRGGGHKRLYRIIDFKRDKRNIPAKVAAIEYDPNRSARIALLHYADGEKRYILAPLGLKVGDSVIAAEKAEIVPGNALPLANIPVGAMVHNVELKPGHGGQLVRAAGAAAQVMAKEGKYVTLRLPSGEMRMVLATCWATVGQVGNLDHANVSIGKAGRTRWLGRRPHVRGTAMNPVDHPHGGGEGRTKGGRHPVSPWGQPTKGYKTRRNKRTDRFIVKRRK
- the rpsS gene encoding 30S ribosomal protein S19; this encodes MARSIKKGPFVDNYLLSKVQKLNETRQRQVIKTYSRRSTIVPEMVGHTIAVHNGQKFIPVFITENMVGHKLGEFALTRTFRGHAGTKKEKGAAH
- the rplV gene encoding 50S ribosomal protein L22; the encoded protein is MEAKAQLRYYRGSAQKVRLVADLIRGQQVTKALATLRLTKKRCARDLEKLLRSAVANFEQKSPGVDSGRLVIRRVQVDQGPSWKRFRAGSMGRAFPRLRRTCHIVLEVADLQG
- the rpsC gene encoding 30S ribosomal protein S3 — encoded protein: MGQKTHPYGFRLGYNRTWRSRWYAEKDYAKLLHEDLRLRKELKERLAHAGVAEVDIERTANRIRVTIMAARPGIIIGRKGAEVDKLGEELRKRYGQDIHINIQEIQRPEIEAQLIAESVAQQLVRRVTFRRAMRRAMENALRFGAQGVRIRCSGRLNGAEIARSEWYQEGRLPLQTLKAAIDYGFAEAFTTYGVIGVKVWVYKGELHRSRVFRRL
- the rplP gene encoding 50S ribosomal protein L16 translates to MLMPKKVKFRKQQRGRRRGIATRGNTVAFGDYGLQALEPGWITARQIEAARIAMTRYVKRGGKIWIRIFPDKPVTKKPLETRMGKGKGAPEEWVAVVKPARILYEMEGVSEEVAREAMRLAAHKLPIKTRFVVRGHVR
- the rpmC gene encoding 50S ribosomal protein L29, whose product is MKAKQLRDQSIEELRRTEADLLEQLFKLRFQRATGQMENPGKIRQVRRDIARVKTVLLQRLREVE
- the rpsQ gene encoding 30S ribosomal protein S17, which encodes MENRGESRKTVKVGTVVSLAGAKSVVVQVESMVMHPLYHRFVKRSRKFMAHDENGECGLGDKVQIVECRPLSRRKRFRVQRVIERAK